In the Pseudonocardia sediminis genome, AGACGTCGATGCGCGCCCTGGTCAAGCTGGAGCAGGTGCTGCCCAACCGGCTGCGCCGCCGGGTCGCCGCACTCGGCGCGGCGACCGCGACGCTGGCCAACCGCGGCCCGACCGTCGACGCCGACGACCTCTCCGCCGTCGCCGCGGCCTGCCGCGACCACGAACGCCTGCGCTTCGACTACACGACCTCCGGCGGCGACTCCGCGCGCCGGGTGGTCGAGCCGGTCGGGATGGTGCACACCGGGCGTCGCTGGTACCTGGTCGCGTGGGACACCGACCGGGACGACTGGCGGACGTTCCGGGTGGACCGGATGACGCTCAAGCTCCCGGCCGGACCCCGCTTCCCGCCGCGGGAGCCGCCGGAGGGCGGGGCGGCGGAGTTCGCCCAGCGCGGGATCAGCACCGGCGCCTACCGCTACCGGGCACGGGTGCGGATGCACACCTCCGTCGAGGAGCTGGCGGAGTGGGTGACCCCCGCGACGGGCA is a window encoding:
- a CDS encoding helix-turn-helix transcriptional regulator, coding for MKETSARLLRLLGLLQVPREWTGTLLAERLDVDVRTVRRDVDKLRSLGYPVHSTPGVTGGYKLGAGASLPPLLLDDDEAVAVAVGLRTAAGGTVSGIEETSMRALVKLEQVLPNRLRRRVAALGAATATLANRGPTVDADDLSAVAAACRDHERLRFDYTTSGGDSARRVVEPVGMVHTGRRWYLVAWDTDRDDWRTFRVDRMTLKLPAGPRFPPREPPEGGAAEFAQRGISTGAYRYRARVRMHTSVEELAEWVTPATGTLEPIDEHTCIFVTGANSLDTLGVWLGAFGVDFDVLEPPELVEHLHVLAARFTRAAGPGS